The Dermacentor albipictus isolate Rhodes 1998 colony chromosome 2, USDA_Dalb.pri_finalv2, whole genome shotgun sequence genome has a segment encoding these proteins:
- the LOC135918915 gene encoding neprilysin-1-like has product MDSNALRSRRAVTHRKVKRHSSGSSSGSKKSLSSEDQRGLSCTPTEAPVLDVTDHGTEATDTARQPMPWPGAKGSSSRRSRDLTTNDGEEHATVYEATATSDQDNSVRAPRDAPTQVDSRYPGSRTAEITTEVSRPLTPTASPFVDDERHDTSSIIGRRDFEVHHVDGSQPPSSIAWRGATNATALSDCTQTARGTVRVPPQSHFQPVATASKKPRPLLPMLVVGACLTCVLTVVIVAVVLMSGSPIPPPSVCWSHECLEYGKLLRSSIDDSVAPCHNFTRFVCGGWRREHRLSVREELYERAVERMTRFVRTIEVPTKGQNSLQRAAAVYRSCDDVLQGERDELAAVKKYLLEAGITWPSRSTNRDVVHTLLFSSLRLGWHVILRVEPRLSDKGDPTFLVDPGVAFHLVIRPREVSDLELYYKQLMETFGGPGGNNMVSFEDVVEAEDSFRDTLTEAYNDRTEYQDFPERAFLGLEESRWIDVLKRLNISVGKHFQLLTTGRRFVNAFFNLWDNYGEEGAHGYTSWCTVQLAALYANRQLVLNYHGGRVRRAQAYYGAFCVSAAYTFSRYALFGGYSIEVLRGQTRAVAESVTRAVADSFLRRLSRWQHFKKNVEVVTNWSSLSRAFRVFEAAHEATRGPIDLDMTKSFLENWRTSTLIPSSPDDWILVAVINSLELFALHAVGDRRDFQLLPAALSFPFFDLGLTAPINYGGLGAHVAWALGMLFLTAYSSDQSAKATVKQLKDCVTDKSKSTDSDAVVAVAATAGALLDAMESDSGAANRVSISQLESFSATQLFFVSLCFAHCEGRDSAGNWAGICDQSLRHVRSFAHAFGCAPASPMNPGQRCDVP; this is encoded by the coding sequence ATGGATTCGAACGCGTTGCGTTCACGCCGCGCAGTTACCCACCGGAAAGTAAAGAGACACAGTAGCGGTTCCTCGTCCGGTAGCAAGAAGAGTCTGAGCTCCGAGGACCAACGTGGCCTCAGCTGCACTCCGACGGAGGCGCCGGTCTTAGACGTCACCGACCACGGTACTGAAGCCACTGACACGGCACGACAACCGATGCCCTGGCCGGGTGCGAAAGGCTCGTCCTCTCGACGGTCTCGTGATCTAACAACGAATGATGGCGAGGAACATGCGACTGTTTATGAGGCGACCGCAACCTCGGACCAGGACAACAGTGTCCGGGCTCCCCGCGATGCACCGACACAGGTCGATTCGCGATACCCGGGCAGTCGAACAGCCGAGATAACGACCGAGGTTTCGAGGCCGCTGACTCCGACTGCATCGCCCTTCGTCGATGATGAAAGGCACGACACCAGCTCTATAATTGGCCGCCGCGATTTCGAGGTTCACCACGTCGATGGCAGCCAGCCGCCGTCGAGCATCGCGTGGCGAGGCGCGACCAATGCCACGGCGCTCTCGGACTGCACCCAGACGGCACGGGGAACCGTCAGAGTGCCTCCCCAGAGTCACTTCCAACCGGTTGCGACCGCATCGAAGAAGCCTCGGCCGCTGCTTCCTATGCTCGTCGTTGGAGCGTGCCTGACCTGTGTTCTTACGGTAGTCATCGTTGCCGTCGTCCTGATGTCCGGCAGTCCCATTCCACCGCCCAGCGTCTGCTGGTCGCACGAATGCTTGGAGTACGGCAAGTTGCTGAGGTCCTCCATCGACGACTCGGTGGCACCATGCCACAACTTCACCCGCTTCGTGTGCGGCGGCTGGCGGCGAGAGCACCGTCTGAGCGTCCGCGAAGAGCTCTACGAGCGAGCCGTGGAGCGCATGACGCGCTTCGTCCGCACCATCGAGGTGCCAACGAAGGGCCAGAACAGCCTGCAGCGGGCGGCAGCCGTGTACCGGAGCTGCGACGACGTGCTGCAAGGTGAGCGGGACGAACTGGCGGCCGTCAAGAAGTACCTGCTAGAAGCCGGCATCACGTGGCCGAGCCGCAGCACGAACAGGGACGTAGTTCACACGCTGCTCTTCAGCTCATTGAGGCTCGGCTGGCACGTCATACTGCGCGTGGAGCCCCGCTTGTCCGACAAGGGTGACCCAACATTCCTAGTCGATCCTGGTGTCGCTTTTCACCTCGTCATACGGCCGCGTGAAGTTAGCGATCTGGAGCTATACTACAAGCAGCTCATGGAAACATTCGGCGGCCCCGGCGGCAACAACATGGTGTCGTTCGAAGACGTCGTGGAGGCCGAGGACTCCTTTCGTGACACGCTGACTGAAGCTTACAACGATCGCACGGAGTACCAGGACTTTCCTGAAAGAGCGTTTCTGGGACTTGAAGAGAGTCGTTGGATCGACGTTCTGAAGAGGTTGAACATTTCCGTGGGCAAACATTTCCAGCTGCTCACGACTGGACGGCGTTTCGTCAACGCTTTCTTCAACCTCTGGGACAACTACGGTGAAGAAGGAGCGCACGGCTACACGTCGTGGTGTACCGTCCAGCTGGCCGCCTTGTACGCGAACCGCCAGCTCGTCCTCAACTACCACGGTGGCCGCGTGAGGAGGGCTCAGGCTTACTATGGCGCCTTCTGCGTGAGCGCGGCGTACACGTTCTCGCGCTATGCTCTGTTTGGAGGCTACAGCATCGAAGTACTCCGGGGCCAGACGCGCGCCGTCGCCGAAAGCGTCACGCGAGCTGTGGCCGACAGCTTCCTGAGGCGCCTGTCCAGGTGGCAACACTTCAAGAAGAACGTTGAGGTCGTTACCAACTGGTCGTCCTTGTCCAGAGCGTTTCGGGTCTTCGAGGCCGCCCACGAGGCAACACGGGGTCCGATCGATTTGGACATGACCAAATCATTCCTGGAGAACTGGCGCACGTCGACGCTCATCCCTAGCAGTCCTGACGACTGGATTCTTGTTGCCGTTATAAATTCGCTGGAGCTGTTCGCTTTGCACGCCGTGGGTGACCGCAGGGACTTCCAGTTGCTGCCCGCCGCGCTCTCCTTCCCGTTCTTCGACTTGGGACTGACGGCGCCCATCAACTACGGTGGCCTGGGAGCACACGTGGCGTGGGCCCTGGGCATGCTCTTCCTGACGGCGTACAGCTCCGACCAATCAGCGAAGGCCACAGTGAAGCAGCTGAAGGATTGCGTGACCGACAAGTCGAAATCCACGGACTCGGACGCCGTAGTTGCCGTTGCCGCAACGGCGGGCGCCCTGCTCGACGCGATGGAGAGTGACAGCGGCGCGGCAAACCGAGTGTCCATCTCTCAACTCGAGAGCTTCTCGGCAACGCAGCTCTTCTTCGTGTCACTTTGCTTCGCGCACTGCGAAGGGCGCGATTCTGCCGGAAACTGGGCCGGCATCTGCGACCAGTCGCTGAGGCACGTCCGGAGCTTCGCTCACGCCTTTGGCTGTGCTCCTGCGTCGCCTATGAACCCTGGGCAGCGATGTGATGTGCCTTAG